A stretch of Coccidioides posadasii str. Silveira chromosome 2, complete sequence DNA encodes these proteins:
- a CDS encoding uncharacterized protein (BUSCO:7423at4751~EggNog:ENOG410PIRN~COG:K~TransMembrane:3 (o1894-1913i1925-1941o1953-1970i)~BUSCO:78at33183) has translation MTFPSPSHSAKSSIASGTDKPSASRPVRSQQSPWGTAASQNPIRRGLTPLATNISSSTSGSPSRRPPQSHSPAPSASATSPLTSSFSAVLSSTSRFAVGRNNPSPASTPASFAALQAGAQQQHQQQSGQSLTSPKFRALTPSSASHLATSATSSTGGGGSGGGGGGGGGSGVSRGATFSPRLTGVNSPTGFASDKPNSASAASAVGSSQSSLSKISVAQVFLLLDSINEKEGKEKWETKAAQIHKLVGSNGMEVFSKYFRRLLSGNAPQIFPGTNKVVENAGNYPLLVQEMQKVSQDMDQARKIAETIDTSEGDIFRDFDLSTFVDHFKLDPISKVALILAFKSVSKADLRTKADAILSTSVPQFFQSLSAVSDSNKDFSSSFIGLTIERFIFNPPRNLNDDLKRKLIYAARMRYQVSDADVPAEIEAALQMFAFSDPRLTLLRQIQGRGPRSFASKDAVLEAITASGPDAYNEEQIANAILFMIYSQNWQQSSPELLVATVQQNQATHPISWRRIVQFFDKEGLRINARQFIRLFNALLPVVHDDPHFDIQCLWGGEWENKDVQFSFVTAFLSSNIDTSSIPSFRSTFSIDIFDDASEMVRQQAESIQNNPLRSLDAVKAIFDLILLTPGTWALPESQAFVKTILQHDLPTFLCSAFAIPQPWTNVQINFVIRSFMIFVSKRQEGYQFALHGVWKLDRQWVGDQLFHAFTQDPSCTDLIYEHAVEHGWLDYLLGFTTGLAMDLASLAHRKDSFDLEQWVKSAAQKTPVDMGGLLSKFLRIKAEDELRVRHKEQAAPQMVSLAVKTVYALLLILEDYITDHENLTPIQRICLQAYPRLINYGEGFDDIIEANGTNGNAIPDEVEKQMQDLFGKMYHEELSLREILELMRRYKSSRDPGEQDLFTCMVHGLIDEYHCYHEYPLEALSKTAVMFGGIINFKLISGIPLKVGLGMILDAVRDHESHESMYKFGVEAIEQLVSRLPEWPGFCGLLLQVPSLQGTAIYRKAEDVLRAQGHRLNDTDRDVNGLADGLALANGTVDDLVGADSTHRNFRSLHVDPPLRPDIYREPEEDVHDKILFILNNVSEQNIHAKLKDLQDVLRDQHHQWFASYIVEQRAKVQPNFQQLYLELLGLIDDKTLWAEVLRETYVSAIRLLNAESTLNSSTDRAHLKNLGGWLGSLTIARDKPIKHKNIYFKDLLIEAFDTQRLTVVIPFTCKVLGQAMKSTIFKPPNPWLMDIIALLMEIYHFAEIKMILKFEIEVLCGDLQLDHKTIEPSSCIRERPPQLEDGLVATSIAEGLEGFDEMSLAGLNRASRNERISPAAIISSLPNLDQILVYPPSANAVIDPNVLRQIVHTAVERAIAEIIAPVVERSITIASISTAQLILKDFAMEPDEEKVRQAAGAMVRALAGSLAVVTCKEPLKINMTNYIRMIQQEYSEQPMPEGLILMCVNDNLDAACGIVEKAAEERSLPEIEKVIESQLEARRRHRIARSNEPYIDPSISRWGFFIPEPYRQVPGGLNKEQLAIYEEFARQSRGQNHIQNTSTDSIKQLPDVLQEGFPAIPNLSTPAEQPALPHQMTQAQQDAGVQQQTIANAQPQLNGFLQSANPREKVEKLVGDLQQAAHDAPEDHIKDLWRDSPILQEYNQILRAILSSPNGEELARLTATKICSTLYTQTEKPLEIEVLVHLLSKICELSSLVARYTWAVLAEVEDGQMFNVPVTVALIDAGLMDLHRVDLILAKLIKEKNVAALELLAALMARVLFNDEPSALRSDFSGSLAAMNQWLIEDPNLNVAKDIIQKLHESGIPESVNAFLTDQARSTRDQMEYIFSEWIGVYKFAGANDKMYSTFLKDMHQRQVMNNQEDSALFFRLSIDISVAMFEHEYQNLGGNLDEAFLYIDALAKLVVLLVKFQGDGDRAVKKSKPSYLNSILSLLVLVLNHHQVMRGDNFNQRVFFRLFSGILCEYAMSGLQQREEHKEMMRVFSDKFLSLQPKHCPGFVYGWLSLISHRVFMAGMLTMEDQSGWEPFCEIVQVMLSYTGEQLKPGSFSFVAKDLYKGVLRILLILHHDFPEFVAENHFRFCTVMPAHCSQLRNLVLSAYPSSFQKLPDPFRDGLKVDRLDEIHQAPRIAGDIVAPLQAANIKNAVDNALRSFSATDSAVQQICDAVDNPSEKSTGLYFAPINVDIVLLEALVLYIGQSAVSATGQKAGTPAPNNLPQSALLEKLVKVLNPEGRYYFLSSIANQLRYPNSHTHYFSNVMLELFGSYPADQQGTDIREQIIRVLLERLIVHRPHPWGLIITLQELLQNSSYPFFRLPFIQAAPEIGRLFEALLQHIQQQSPRPTS, from the exons ATGACCTTCCCTTCTCCTTCTCACTCCGCCAAATCCTCGATTGCTTCTGGCACCGACAAACCCTCTGCTTCCCGACCTGTAAGGTCTCAGCAGTCACCTTGGGGTACTGCTGCGTCTCAAAACCCAATCCGTCGTGGCCTCACGCCGCTTGCGACCAACATCTCATCTTCCACCAGCGGATCTCCGTCCCGCCGTCCTCCCCAGTCACATAGCCCTGCCCCAAGTGCCTCTGCCACGTCCCCCCTGACATCCTCCTTCTCTGCTGTTCTCAGCTCCACGAGTCGCTTTGCCGTGGGCCGGAACAACCCGTCTCCCGCGTCCACTCCCGCGTCTTTCGCCGCGCTTCAAGCTGGCGCCCAGCAACAGCATCAGCAACAATCCGGTCAATCACTCACATCTCCAAAATTTCGAGCTCTTACCCCTTCCTCTGCATCGCATCTGGCCACCTCGGCGACTTCATCAACCGGAGGAGGCGGTAGCGGCGGGGGAGGCGGCGGTGGAGGTGGTTCAGGTGTGTCAAGGGGTGCCACGTTCTCTCCACGTCTAACTGGCGTCAATTCGCCGACTGGATTTGCTTCCGATAAACCAAATTCAGCGAGTGCAGCTAGCGCTGTGGGTTCCAGTCAGTCATCTCTCTCCAAAATTTCTGTAGCCCAGGTGTTCCTCCTTTTGGATTCTATCAACGAAAAAGAGGGGAAAGAAAAGTGGGAAACTAAAGCTGCTCAAATTCACAAA CTTGTTGGCTCGAACGGAATGGAAGTGTTCTCAAAGTATTTCCGTCGCCTTCTATCTGGCAACGCACCTCAAATCTTTCCAGGCACCAATAAGGTGGTCGAAAATGCTGGAAATTACCCATTGTTGGTTCAAGAGATGCAAAAGGTTTCGCAGGACATGGACCAAGCTAGGAAGATTGCCGAAACAATTGACACTTCAGAAGGCGACATATTTCGTGATTTTGATCTATCAACCTTTGTGGATCATTTTAAACTGGATCCAATTTCTAAGGTTGCATTAATATTGGCATTCAAGAGTGTAAGCAAAGCAGACCTCCGAACAAAAG CTGATGCGATCCTCTCTACCTCTGTACCCCAATTTTTCCAAAGTCTCTCGGCAGTTTCCGACTCGAATAAGGATTTTAGTTCATCCTTTATTGGCCTGACTATCGAACGCTTCATATTTAACCCTCCTCGAAACCTGAACGACGACCTAAAACGGAAACTTATATACGCTGCTAGAATGCGATATCAAGTTTCTGACGCAGATGTGCCAGCCGAGATAGAAGCAGCACTTCAGATGTTCGCCTTCTCAGATCCTCGATTAACACTCCTTCGACAAATTCAGGGCCGCGGGCCAAGATCCTTTGCAAGTAAGGATGCAGTCCTCGAGGCTATTACTGCTTCAGGACCAGATGCCTACAATGAAGAACAAATTGCGAATGCCATCCTTTTCATGATCTATTCTCAAAACTGGCAGCAATCCTCCCCCGAATTGCTGGTTGCCACCGTCCAGCAAAACCAGGCGACTCATCCAATTAGCTGGCGAAGGATCGTCCAATTTTTCGACAAGGAAGGTCTGAGAATCAATGCACGACAGTTTATTCGCTTATTCAACGCCCTGTTGCCGGTGGTACATGATGACCCTCACTTTGATATCCAATGTCTTTGGGGTGGAGAATGGGAGAATAAGGATGTTCAATTCTCTTTTGTCACCGCATTCCTCTCTTCCAATATCGATACTTCCAGCATTCCAAGTTTTCGCTCAACATTCTCCATTGACATTTTCGATGATGCATCTGAAATGGTTCGCCAGCAGGCAGAATCAATTCAGAACAATCCCCTTCGATCTCTTGATGCTGTGAAAGCTATTTTTGATCTCATACTTCTCACTCCCGGAACGTGGGCTTTGCCAGAGAGCCAGGCCTTTGTGAAAACCATCCTGCAACATGATTTGCCGACCTTCCTCTGCTCCGCATTTGCCATTCCACAACCATGGACAAATGTACAAATCAATTTCGTCATTCGGTCGTTCATGATATTTGTGTCTAAACGTCAAGAAGGCTATCAGTTTGCTCTCCATGGTGTGTGGAAATTGGATCGCCAATGGGTTGGGGACCAACTATTCCATGCATTTACCCAGGATCCCTCATGTACAGATTTGATTTATGAGCACGCAGTTGAACACGGCTGGTTGGACTATCTCTTGGGATTTACAACCGGCTTGGCTATGGATTTGGCATCTTTAGCACACCGGAAAGATTCCTTTGATTTGGAACAATGGGTTAAAAGTGCAGCACAAAAAACTCCTGTGGATATGGGCGGTTTGTTATcaaagttcttaagaattaaGGCTGAAGATGAGCTTCGAGTTCGGCACAAAGAGCAGGCTGCTCCACAAATGGTTAGCCTGGCTGTCAAAACAGTTTACGCGCTCCTTTTGATATTAGAAGACTATATTACCGACCACGAAAATCTTACTCCGATTCAGCGTATCTGCCTACAAGCCTATCCTCGGCTGATTAACTACGGTGAAGGCTTTGATGATATAATCGAAGCCAACGGCACCAACGGCAATGCGATTCCAGACGAGGTTGAAAAGCAAATGCAAGACCTTTTCGGAAAGATGTACCATGAAGAGCTCTCTCTTCGAGAGATCCTGGAGCTAATGAGACGCTATAAATCTTCCCGTGACCCTGGGGAACAAGACCTCTTCACTTGTATGGTTCATGGCTTAATCGATGAGTATCATTGCTATCATGAGTACCCACTGGAGGCGCTATCGAAGACGGCTGTTATGTTTGGGGGCATTATCAACTTTAAGTTGATATCTGGAATCCCACTGAAAGTTGGTCTTGGAATGATACTTGACGCCGTTAGAGATCATGAATCCCACGAATCTATGTATAAATTTGGCGTGGAGGCAATTGAGCAGCTTGTCTCCCGCCTTCCTGAGTGGCCTGGTTTCTGTGGGCTCCTCCTCCAGGTCCCAAGCCTCCAAGGCACCGCAATCTATCGAAAAGCCGAAGACGTGCTCCGTGCACAAGGTCATCGTCTCAATGATACCGACAGAGACGTCAACGGTTTAGCGGATGGATTGGCACTTGCCAATGGTACCGTTGATGATCTTGTTGGTGCCGACAGCACGCATCGAAACTTCCGCTCCCTCCATGTTGATCCTCCACTACGTCCGGATATCTATCGCGAACCAGAAGAAGACGTTCATGACAAGATCCTTTTTATCCTAAACAACGTTTCAGAGCAGAATATACATGCCAAGTTGAAGGACTTGCAGGACGTGCTTCGAGACCAACACCATCAATGGTTCGCATCGTACATTGTTGAGCAGCGAGCGAAGGTGCAGCCCAATTTCCAACAACTTTATCTTGAATTACTAGGTCTAATTGACGACAAAACTCTTTGGGCTGAGGTATTAAGAGAGACTTATGTTAGCGCAATTCGACTGCTGAATGCAGAATCTACTTTGAACTCTAGCACTGATCGTGCTCATCTGAAAAACCTCGGTGGCTGGCTTGGATCATTAACTATAGCAAGGGACAAGCCGATCAAGCATAAAAACATCTATTTCAAAGATCTACTCATTGAGGCCTTCGATACTCAACGGCTTACCGTCGTCATTCCGTTTACTTGCAAAGTTTTGGGGCAAGCAATGAAATCGACCATTTTTAAGCCACCAAATCCGTGGTTGATGGATATCATTGCACTGCTAATGGAAATATATCACTTTGCGGAGATCAAAATGATCCTCAAATTTGAGATTGAGGTGCTCTGCGGAGATTTACAGCTTGATCATAAGACTATCGAACCATCCAGTTGCATTAGGGAGCGTCCGCCACAATTGGAGGATGGCTTGGTTGCCACAAGCATTGCAGAAGGACTGGAGGGTTTCGATGAGATGTCTCTGGCCGGCCTGAATCGGGCAAGTCGCAATGAGAGAATATCGCCAGCTGCAATAATTTCCAGCCTGCCTAACCTCGATCAAATACTTGTTTATCCACCATCGGCCAATGCGGTTATTGACCCTAATGTTCTCCGTCAGATCGTTCACACTGCTGTTGAACGCGCAATTGCAGAGATCATAGCTCCTGTGGTCGAACGCTCCATCACAATTGCTTCGATTTCGACTGCCCAACTGATCCTGAAAGATTTCGCCATGGAGCCTGATGAGGAGAAGGTTCGCCAAGCCGCTGGTGCCATGGTTCGTGCGTTGGCTGGCAGTCTTGCCGTGGTGACGTGCAAGGAGCCTCTGAAAATTAACATGACAAACTATATACGTATGATTCAGCAGGAGTATTCCGAGCAGCCTATGCCCGAAGGACTGATTCTTATGTGTGTCAATGATAATCTGGATGCAGCCTGCGGTATTGTCGAAAAAGCTGCAGAAGAACGCTCTCTTCCCGAAATCGAGAAGGTCATCGAATCACAGTTGGAAGCCCGTCGTCGACACAGAATCGCCCGTTCAAATGAACCCTACATTGATCCGTCAATTAGTCGTTGGGGATTCTTCATTCCGGAACCGTATAGGCAAGTGCCGGGTGGTCTTAATAAGGAACAGCTGGCCATTTACGAAGAATTCGCTCGCCAATCTCGTGGACAAAACCACATCCAAAATACTTCGACCGATTCAATCAAACAGCTGCCAGATGTCCTTCAGGAAGGTTTTCCTGCCATACCCAATTTGTCCACCCCCGCGGAACAGCCAGCTCTTCCTCATCAGATGACACAAGCACAACAAGATGCCGGCGTGCAGCAACAAACTATTGCTAATGCACAGCCTCAATTGAATGGTTTCTTGCAATCCGCAAATCCTCGTGAAAAGGTCGAAAAGCTTGTTGGTGATCTTCAACAAGCAGCCCACGATGCGCCCGAAGACCATATCAAAGATCTCTGGCGGGACAGCCCTATCTTACAGGAATACAACCAAATTCTTCGTGCGATTTTATCGTCACCCAATGGCGAAGAACTTGCAAGGTTAACCGCAACCAAAATTTGTAGCACCCTTTATACTCAGACCGAAAAGCCTTTGGAAATCGAGGTTCTCGTCCATTTGCTCTCAAAAATTTGTGAGCTCTCATCGCTCGTTGCGCGGTACACATGGGCAGTCCTCGCTGAAGTTGAAGACGGGCAAATGTTTAATGTTCCCGTGACCGTGGCTTTAATAGATGCTGGCTTGATGGATCTCCACCGCGTTGATTTGATCCTCGCTAAACTGATCAAGGAAAAGAATGTGGCAGCCCTGGAATTGCTCGCAGCACTTATGGCTCGAGTCCTCTTCAATGACGAGCCTTCCGCGCTAAGATCCGATTTCTCTGGAAGCTTAGCTGCAATGAATCAGTGGCTTATTGAAGACCCAAATCTCAATGTAGCCAAAGACATTATTCAAAAGCTTCATGAATCTGGTATTCCGGAGTCTGTGAACGCTTTCCTTACCGACCAAGCTCGCTCCACGAGGGATCAAATGGAGTATATCTTCAGCGAATGGATCGGAGTCTACAAATTTGCCGGAGCGAATGACAAGATGTACAGCACCTTCCTTAAAGATATGCATCAGAGACAAGTGATGAATAACCAAGAAGATTCTGCTTTGTTTTTCAGACTGAGTATTGATATCTCTGTGGCTATGTTCGAGCATGAATATCAGAATTTGGGCGGAAACCTTGACGAGGCCTTCCTTTACATTGATGCTTTGGCGAAGCTGGTTGTCCTGCTGGTGAAATTCCAGGGTGACGGTGACCGTGCTGTGAAGAAGAGCAAGCCATCCTATCTTAATTCAATTCTTTCGCTCCTAGTGCTGGTCTTGAACCATCACCAAGTGATGCGGGGCGACAACTTCAACCAGCGGGTCTTTTTTAGACTCTTCTCTGGTATTCTCTGTGAATATGCCATGAGTGGCCTTCAGCAAAGAGAAGAGCATAAGGAAATGATGCGCGTATTCTCTGATAAATTCTTGTCTCTCCAGCCAAAACATTGTCCAGGCTTTGTCTATGGCTGGTTATCGTTGATTTCGCACCGTGTCTTTATGGCGGGCATGCTCACTATGGAAGATCAGTCG GGCTGGGAGCCATTCTGCGAAATAGTCCAGGTCATGCTATCATACACTGGCGAACAGTTAAAACCCGGAAGTTTCTCGTTCGTGGCAAAGGACTTGTACAAAGGTGTTTTGCGGATCTTGCTCATCCTACACCACGACTTCCCCGAATTTGTTGCAGAAAACCATTTCCGGTTTTGCACAGTTATGCCGGCACACTGCAGCCAGCTGCGTAATCTTGTGCTCAGCGCATACCCATCCTCCTTCCAAAAGCTTCCCGACCCTTTCAGAGATGGCTTGAAGGTTGATCGGTTGGATGAAATCCATCAGGCTCCCAGGATTGCGGGAGACATTGTTGCGCCTCTTCAGGCTGCTAACATCAAGAATGCTGTTGATAACGCCTTGAGAAGTTTCTCGGCGACGGATTCCGCGGTTCAGCAAATTTGTGATGCGGTTGACAATCCCTCGGAGAAGTCCACCGGCCTTTACTTCGCCCCTATCAATGTTGACATCGTTCTATTGGAAGCGCTCGTCCTCTATATAGGTCAAAGTGCCGTTTCCGCCACTGGCCAAAAGGCCGGGACCCCAGCTCCCAATAACTTGCCACAGTCCGCTTTGCTCGAGAAATTGGTGAAGGTCCTCAATCCAGAGGGGCGCTATTATTTCCTTAGTTCGATTGCAAACCAACTACGGTATCCGAATAGCCACACCCATTACTTCAGTAACGTAATGCTGGAGTTGTTTGGATCCTATCCTGCGGATCAGCAAGGGACGGACATTCGCGAGCAAATCATCCGGGTGTTACTTGAACGACTAATCGTTCACCGTCCGCACCCATGGGGATTGATTATCACGCTCCAAGAACTCCTTCAGAACAGCAGCTACCCGTTCTTCCGCCTGCCATTCATCCAAGCCGCCCCAGAG ATTGGTCGTCTCTTCGAAGCACTTCTTCAACACATTCAACAACAGAGCCCTCGACCGACTTCTTAG